Genomic DNA from Sporomusaceae bacterium FL31:
CTTATACGTCGAAAGTACTTGGCTGGAAACGGCCTGGGAGGATAGAAAGCTGCTGATTTGAAAAGCACTTACTTAACGGTAAGTGCTTTTTGTTATTTGGATAATACTTGACAAGAATATAAATTGTAACTAAAATATAAAAGACTGCGTGTATATACACCAACATCGATATAAAAGGCTGTGAAGTTATGAAATATATTAAAGAGTGCACTATAAAACCTTCTCACCTATGTAATTGTCTTAATGTTCGGCGGGCATCCAGGGCAGTGACTCAATTTTATGATAAAGTTTTAGAACCAAGCGGTCTGAAAGTCACTCAATTGTCTTTATTGAAGCATGTGAATCAACTTGGGCCTATTGCGATCAGTGAATTGGCTAAAGAAGTACGTATTGATCGTACAACTTTGAACCGAAATATGAAGCCTTTAGTAGATG
This window encodes:
- a CDS encoding MarR family transcriptional regulator — encoded protein: MKYIKECTIKPSHLCNCLNVRRASRAVTQFYDKVLEPSGLKVTQLSLLKHVNQLGPIAISELAKEVRIDRTTLNRNMKPLVDAGLIVISPGKDPRVKEVALSDAGKQATAKAWLLWEEAQGEIKEYLGEKDLATLVELLSRLEALMP